Sequence from the Miscanthus floridulus cultivar M001 chromosome 16, ASM1932011v1, whole genome shotgun sequence genome:
ACCCGTCGTCTCCGTTCGTTTTGTTTCCGGCGCAGGACGTACGTGCGGGGCACGATCCTGGGCTTCAAGCGCTCCAAGTCGAACCAGTACGAGCACACGTCGCTGCTGCAGATCGAGGGCTTCAGCACCAAGGAGCACGTGGCGTGGTACGGCGGCAAGCGGATCGCCCACGTGTACAAGGCCAAGACCAAGAGCGACGGCACCGCCGTCCGCTGCATCTGGGGCAAGGTCACGCGCCCGCACGGCAACTCCGGCGTCGTCCGCGCCAAGTTCCAGTCCAACCTCCCGCCCAGCTCCATGGTGAGCCTCTCCACTGCtggtgtgttttttttttgagtaCTCGGTATTTTTTTTGTCTGCCTTTTTGATGGGTGTTTATAATGGTGTTGCAGGGTAAGAAGGTCCGCGTGTTCATGTACCCCAGCAGTGTTTGACTCTAACCGAGGTAGAATGCCTTCTCACCCCTTAGTCGTTTGAATGTGTGGTGTGTTGCTTGCTGGATATCAGTTTACATATCAGCTTTAATGCTACTCTATGCAAACACTTTAGCTGTCAGATTTAATACAACTCTTATCAGTGTTCCATGATGCATATGCTTAGATGTCAAGTTGAACACTTCTCTATCAGTGTTAATGCAAGCTATTGATTGTGTCTTGTATGTTGGCGATGTAAACCTTCAAAGGCTGTCTAATCAGAATGTGAAGCTGCGGTCTTAGGTTGCCCTGTATTTGATCCTTCTGTTGTTTGTGTCTAATTAAGGGTCCCATGCCACTTGGGGGAAGCTCTCCTTTTAGCTTCGAAATACCCGCAGGTTCTCTGCGGGGTGCTCGGATGTTGGGGCCCTAGAGCAAATGCAGTGGTCTCATAGTACGAGGCTGTACTTTGGTTGATGGGTCTCTCATCAATCGCCACCTCATAGCCTTGCCTCCAATGACCACAACATTCATTATCCATGTCTTTACATTTGTGCTCTCTCACGTGGCAACATGTTTGGAGTTTGAGATAGTTCTGTTTGATTATTGTGTAATCGTATTGTAGCTCGGCTCTGCATTATATGCCTTTCTATTTAGGTGATTATGTATCTATCTTTCACTAGGCTGTTGAACAGTTTTAGACTATGTTGCAGACTTAAAAAAACTGTTGACGCATTGGTCTAAGCTAGAAAACTGTATTCTATATCCTGCTTGGTTTGTCTTTCTTGTCGTAAATTGTGCCTTACTAGGTAGTCAATACACTCATGCTATTGCCTTTAATGGTTATCCAGTCCTACCCTGTCGTTGCTGCCACAGCAGTTAAGGAATTGTTGCCTTGGCACGTCACCGCCTCTGTCCGGCGGAGCCAGCCAAGTCTGTCATTTCTTCTGCTTGTGTTTTTATTGCTTGATTTGGATCTGTTTTCTCTTCTGTGTCCTGTATTTTGATTGCCGTTGTGTGTTCATTGCTTGATTTTCGATCTGTTATCTCTTTTTTTGTTCCTCTTTCTTCCTCATATGCAGAGgaaagctaggatgtaagggcaaTGATGATGCAAAGTCATGCACCACTCTGAATGAGGGGATTTTCTCTCTTTGGGCTGACAAACAAACTTTCTACCCATTTTTCGTCTGAGCCTTCTACTTACAAGTGTGCTTTCTTCTATCTCCATTTGTTCGTGCTGCTTAATGTGATACTTATTTGGTTCCGTTTCGTGGAGTTCTTGAGTGATACCTGAGAACTAGATGTGGGTCGACAGATCCAACCATGATGCGGACTGAATCTTATTTGAGGTCAAATCTAATTGCCGCTGATGGTTCTCGAGTTTACCTCCCCTCTGTCTGTGCTTGTCCTTATTTTGTTTTGGATTTGTTGCTTTGAATCATTTTCCATGAATATAATGGTTTAAAAGAGATGAAGCCAATTTGCAGAGCAAAGGGGCCAGATAAGTGGCGATCTTTGCATTGAAGGTTGGCGACAACAAAATCGCAGTTCTCCGTGCCGCTCAGATTTCCATCTGTTCTGTGATGGCCTCGAACAAGCTGCTACATCATCTCTTATCTGTGATCTaagctactccctctgtccctgaaTAAATCATTTCCTAGAGCTGTCCTAAGTTTGGTTGATCTCCCCTGTGAGTTAAATGGTAACTAATCTAAGCAAATGCAGTGGTCTGATAGTACGAGGCTGTTGTTTGGTTGATGGGTCTCGCATTGATCACTTCCTCACAGCCTTGCCTCCAATGACCATTGGTCACAACATTCATTATTCTTGTCTTCACATTTATGCTCTCTCGCGAGGCAACGTGTTTGGAGTTTGAGATAGTTCTGTTTGATTATTGTGTGTAATCATATTGTAGCCCGTCCCTGCATTATATGTCTTTCTGTTTAGGTGGTTATGTGTCTTATCTTTCACTAGGTGGTTGAACAGTTTTAGACTATGACGCAGACTTAAAAAGTGTTGAGGTATTGGTCTGAGCTAGAAAACTTAGCAAATCATTTGAATTTCTCTTTAGTTTACTAGACGTGGGACTCTAAATACAAAATCTTTAGCATGGGCtggaattttgatatattgaatCTGTTTTAAAATATATGACGTTTATGCCAAGCTAATCActaattgcattttttttaaaaaggaggGGTACTGTTTTTAGAGCGCAATGTTGATCTTTGTATTTTGGGGTTTTTCTACTGCTCAATGCTATACTAGTGTGGGGTGTTACTTAAATCTTTATTCGCGTCCTTTATAGTTGTAAATCAGTGTATAGTTGTAAACTCACAAATTCCTCCATTTTGAATGTAGCAGGTATCTCACTATGATGTCAAGCTTTTACCTTGAAGGAGGTTGATCCGGAAAGCTTCTGACGACGATTTTGAGTAGTTTAGCATAGGAGTTTCCTCTTTTTCTTTCACTGAACAGGTTTGGCTGTGATTTTCAACTGACAGCTTAAATCAAGTGTAACTCTGTTTTGTTGTTGAAATGAAGCAAAGCTGGGATGTTTCAACCTGCGAGTTAATGAGTTAATAAAGGGTATTAGGGAAATCAACCAAATGTATAAAGAAGCAATAAAAGGTATGCTGGAATTAATCCTTTGTTGCAACCAAGCAATAAACTTGATTCTGTTGACGTGGGTGTTTGCCCAGTTGCAGAAGATTCATGGTCTGTCCTCAAACTTACGTGGTGTGTCATCTAGGTTGCTATCAAAATGTTATTTTTGAGTCTCTAAATTTGATTTTGGGTTTTATCTGGGTTCAAACGGATCTTAGCCCACTCCACTTGCcaggtctctctctctctgtttcttCTCCGCTCTGCGCAGCCTCCTCTCCTTGTGGGTGAGCAGAGAGAACACGATGAACTGGAGGCACTCCACGACAAGCACCACGCCCACGCCGTCCTTGCTCTGGCGCCCGTGGTTGGAAACCAGGGCCAGAGCCTGCCGCCGCGCCGGTGCGAACAGCGGGACCCGTGAGTCGTGACGGGCCGAGGATGCCGGAGGTGAGGTTCCGCAGCAGCGAGCGCCAGAGCGGGCCGTGTGGTGCGGAGTTGACGGTGCTCTCGGGAATGAAATCCATGCCAGTGTGGTCAAGATGAGCTTGCATGGACCAGTCGACCGGTTGTGGAGAACGGGGTTCTTGACATGTACTCAAGGTGTGGAAGCATAGAGTATGCATTGAGAGTGTTCAGGGTGATGCCTGTCAGGAACATAGTTGCTTGGAACTCAATGATGGCAGCTCTTCTTGGGAGTAGGCAGGCTGAGGATGCACTGAGGTTGTTTGTTTCCATGGTTTCTTGTGGCGTTGGCGTGGATGGCTTCTTATTCTCCATAGATGTGGATGCGTGTGGGGAGCTGGCGTTATTGAAGCAGGGGATGCAGGTGCACTCACAGGTTGTTGGTAGTGGATTTGAAGCAGATGTCGTTGTCAGGAACTCCTTAATCGATATGTATGCAAAGTGTGGTTGTGTCGATTCGGCCGAGCTTGTCTTCAAAGCAGTATCATCAAATGATGCTGTTCTTTGGACCACAATGATCTCAGCTTATGGCAAGTTTGGCCGTGTACAGGATGCGGTCAGCATGTTTGACAGGATGGCATACTTGGGAGTAAAACAAGATGGCATAGCATATCTTGCGGTTTTGTCAGCTTGTAGCCATGGTGGACTTGTTAGAGAAGGTTGGTACTACTTCAATTTGATGTCTGATGGTTCAAGCTCAGTTAAGATGCAACCTGAGCACTACGGATGCATGGCAGATCTCCTATGCAGGAGAGGTTACCTAGAAGAAGCTCTTGAATTCATTGAGAATATGCCATTTGACTCGAGCGTTGCTGCTTGGAGTGCGTTACTTAACTCATCTCGAATACATGGGAACGCCAAGTTAAGTCAATTGGCAGCATCCTGTTTGCTCAAGCTTGACCCTGAGAACCACAGCAACTGGGTTGCTCTATCAAGCGTGCATGCATCAGGGAATGATTGGCATGAGACCTGGGCAATCAGGGAGAGCATGAGCAGAGAGTGTGTGAAGAAAGAACCTGGGTGTAGCTGGGTTGAATTGTGTGATGGCGTTCATGTTTTTATAATGGCCGACC
This genomic interval carries:
- the LOC136512858 gene encoding large ribosomal subunit protein eL33w-like; this translates as MVKGRQGQRVRTYVRGTILGFKRSKSNQYEHTSLLQIEGFSTKEHVAWYGGKRIAHVYKAKTKSDGTAVRCIWGKVTRPHGNSGVVRAKFQSNLPPSSMGKKVRVFMYPSSV